One segment of Candidatus Thorarchaeota archaeon DNA contains the following:
- a CDS encoding ATP-binding protein, producing the protein MPSAVSNIDEKLKELLETAVDLDAKGMVKEASEYYLSGSKILLKLAKAASLPSIRKHYYERAQECVERVREISGISEPSGKQEMRAIPYQEKNSNLESKKKPTTASTEINEERAKLRDMIKRTITTRKPNVRMSDVAGLDEVKNAVHDAVVTPIKHPELFKGRARQPWKGILLYGPAGCGKTLIAKAVATEAEATFFNVSAGNMVSKWLGESERLVMTLFEMARENQPSVIFLDELDSIGVSRSANDLGGERRLKTQLLTELQGLSSEVNERVTLIGATNLPWEIDFALLSRFEKRILVPLPDEQAREGIFQVHMEDIEVAPDVEYSELAELTDGFSGRDISVVCREASMEPIRELKRQGKLEQEKTITKIRSVKQQDFIEALQTIKPTAKQNQLQKYSTWAEDYSR; encoded by the coding sequence ATGCCAAGTGCTGTAAGCAATATAGACGAGAAACTCAAGGAATTACTTGAGACTGCGGTAGATCTAGATGCCAAAGGCATGGTCAAGGAGGCAAGTGAATATTACCTGAGCGGTAGCAAAATCCTTCTCAAGCTTGCGAAAGCAGCTTCTCTTCCCAGTATTCGTAAGCATTACTACGAGCGAGCTCAGGAATGTGTAGAAAGGGTTCGAGAGATTTCAGGTATTAGTGAGCCTTCTGGGAAGCAAGAGATGCGAGCTATACCATATCAAGAAAAGAACAGCAATCTTGAAAGTAAAAAGAAACCAACAACCGCCTCCACAGAAATCAATGAAGAAAGGGCAAAGCTTCGGGATATGATAAAGAGAACTATAACAACCAGAAAGCCCAACGTGAGAATGTCGGATGTCGCGGGTCTCGACGAAGTGAAAAACGCAGTTCATGATGCAGTAGTTACGCCAATAAAGCATCCGGAGCTATTCAAAGGGAGAGCAAGACAACCTTGGAAGGGGATTCTACTCTATGGACCTGCGGGATGTGGTAAGACTCTGATAGCCAAGGCGGTAGCGACAGAAGCCGAGGCCACTTTCTTCAATGTCTCTGCAGGAAACATGGTAAGCAAGTGGCTAGGGGAATCAGAACGCCTAGTAATGACACTCTTCGAAATGGCCAGAGAGAATCAACCTTCTGTCATCTTTCTCGACGAACTAGATTCCATTGGTGTATCACGAAGTGCAAACGATTTGGGCGGAGAAAGAAGGCTCAAAACGCAGTTGCTAACTGAATTGCAGGGGCTTTCTAGTGAGGTTAATGAACGTGTAACACTCATCGGTGCCACAAATCTTCCGTGGGAAATCGACTTTGCATTGCTATCAAGGTTTGAGAAAAGAATACTGGTACCGCTTCCAGATGAACAAGCAAGAGAAGGGATATTTCAAGTTCACATGGAAGACATTGAAGTTGCACCAGACGTAGAATACTCTGAATTGGCAGAATTAACAGATGGGTTCAGCGGTCGAGATATCAGCGTAGTCTGCAGAGAAGCCTCAATGGAGCCAATAAGAGAGCTCAAACGACAAGGCAAGCTTGAACAGGAGAAAACCATAACGAAAATCCGGTCTGTGAAACAACAAGATTTCATCGAAGCACTCCAAACAATCAAACCAACTGCAAAGCAAAATCAGCTCCAAAAGTACTCCACATGGGCGGAGGATTACAGCCGGTGA
- a CDS encoding Snf7 family protein — MVRVLDSLRKALSWGRHKPNIAEVKSDLRVMAKQLERQRNKLELEERETRARAIKARKEGRTPAYKTYTKEMVRFRRYILSIEKSRMQMLRLLAHVTRAQTNAKANHALADVSKVLSVLGDAFDISSVIDHADEISRRIEEYEIEAQISEDALGVSVGGSEGSDELAAAFNEIDHAAGIEGSNTDSREATEIDRLEKDISSLENELGV, encoded by the coding sequence ATGGTAAGAGTTCTCGATTCACTTAGGAAAGCATTATCCTGGGGCCGACATAAGCCGAACATTGCAGAAGTCAAAAGTGACCTTCGGGTGATGGCAAAGCAGCTTGAGCGTCAGAGAAACAAACTCGAGCTGGAGGAACGAGAAACCAGAGCCAGAGCTATTAAAGCTCGGAAAGAAGGGAGAACCCCAGCTTATAAGACATACACTAAAGAAATGGTACGGTTTCGAAGGTATATTCTCTCTATTGAGAAATCCCGAATGCAAATGCTTCGCCTCCTTGCACACGTTACAAGAGCACAGACGAATGCAAAGGCCAATCATGCATTGGCTGACGTTTCGAAAGTGCTTAGCGTATTGGGAGATGCATTTGATATATCCAGCGTCATAGACCATGCCGATGAAATCTCGAGGAGAATAGAGGAATACGAGATTGAAGCCCAAATTTCTGAAGATGCTCTTGGCGTGTCAGTAGGAGGGTCTGAAGGTTCAGATGAATTAGCAGCGGCATTCAATGAAATAGACCATGCGGCTGGTATTGAAGGATCAAACACTGATTCGAGAGAGGCAACTGAGATCGATAGGTTGGAGAAAGATATTAGCTCACTTGAAAATGAGCTCGGTGTATGA
- a CDS encoding transcription initiation factor IIB, with protein sequence MSAYWVARERIGLETPKTNELNHKTDTIKYICPSCNSKEVHIDHQRGEVTCANCGLVLSDHSIDSGPEWRAFGTEERDARRRVGSPSDLTKFDQGLTTLIDHKNVDASGKKLSSSRRAQIHRLRKWQIRTKVHSSNKRNLAVAMTDLSRISSQLSIPYSIRETSAVIYRKILRQHLTRGRTILGMVAASLYLACRVHKVPRPLEEVCDHIHITRKELSLCVRLVLQHLDLKIITQPHDYVSRFGTDLRLPAKTQRKAIDILNAAKKKHLTVGKDPKGMAAAALYVAGILTQSRRTQLEIAETARVTEVTVRNRYKEMVDRLNISALGGRK encoded by the coding sequence ATATCTGCGTATTGGGTTGCTAGGGAGAGGATTGGACTGGAGACCCCTAAAACCAATGAACTGAACCACAAAACAGATACCATCAAGTACATTTGCCCCTCCTGTAATTCAAAGGAAGTTCATATTGATCATCAACGAGGCGAAGTGACTTGCGCCAATTGTGGTTTAGTGCTGTCTGATCATTCCATTGATTCAGGTCCAGAATGGCGAGCATTCGGCACTGAAGAACGTGATGCACGCAGACGTGTGGGTAGCCCAAGTGACTTGACCAAATTTGACCAAGGCCTCACTACGCTGATTGACCACAAAAACGTTGATGCTTCTGGTAAGAAACTAAGCTCTTCAAGGAGAGCACAAATTCATAGATTGAGAAAGTGGCAGATTCGGACCAAGGTTCACTCCTCAAATAAGCGAAATCTTGCTGTTGCTATGACAGACCTATCAAGAATAAGTAGCCAGCTCAGTATTCCATATTCAATACGCGAAACATCGGCCGTCATCTACCGAAAAATTCTTCGTCAACACCTTACCCGCGGCAGGACCATTCTTGGTATGGTTGCTGCATCACTATACTTGGCCTGTCGAGTACATAAAGTTCCACGGCCACTTGAAGAGGTCTGTGATCATATCCATATAACAAGGAAAGAGTTGAGTCTTTGCGTTCGCCTTGTTCTCCAGCACCTTGACCTCAAAATCATAACCCAACCACATGATTATGTTTCACGGTTCGGAACCGATTTGAGGTTGCCAGCAAAGACGCAAAGGAAAGCAATTGACATTCTCAATGCGGCCAAGAAGAAGCACCTTACAGTTGGAAAAGATCCAAAGGGCATGGCGGCAGCGGCATTGTACGTGGCCGGAATTCTGACACAAAGCAGACGAACTCAACTTGAAATAGCAGAAACAGCTCGGGTTACGGAAGTCACAGTTCGCAACCGCTATAAAGAAATGGTAGACCGGCTGAACATTTCCGCGCTTGGGGGGCGCAAATAG
- a CDS encoding aminotransferase class III-fold pyridoxal phosphate-dependent enzyme: MNKEDLQILEELGFEEIEESMMTNEYWTQRASKSLALTTQQRDVYGCLDHTRGRGLQIYDIEGTEYLDVTGGVAVRALGLRFEPLLDFERRINDVIHELPGMDFDAIPQTLLAEAITDMVQGKRKKRVVFTTSGARAVEGCMKSAMDLSGKRRFVAFRPAFHGRTGYALSLTASNSTHKSGFPQGVDVIRVAYPYCYRCPYGQNVEDCNVECVEALRYALEVEGNDIAATVMEPLCGEGGLILPPAKAVKGIFEVTKENAGYFISDEIQAGMGRTGKWCAIELHDVIPDYVALAKALGGGYPMGASIGPSPMYSGRARHSETFSAEPKMALISLWLLKYLEDNNYLEKNAKKGEYLLKRLHELKDKHEVVGDVRGAGLMVGLEFVKDKKSKEKVPGLRNRIIKNAVKKQKLWVLGSGQNCIRLTPSYVITEDEIDDAMDRLDKAISEST, from the coding sequence ATGAATAAAGAAGACCTTCAAATACTGGAGGAACTAGGCTTTGAAGAAATTGAAGAATCAATGATGACGAATGAATACTGGACTCAACGAGCTTCTAAATCACTTGCTCTGACTACTCAACAGAGAGATGTATACGGGTGCTTGGATCATACCCGGGGGCGTGGATTGCAGATTTACGACATAGAGGGTACAGAATATCTTGATGTCACAGGTGGGGTTGCTGTAAGGGCGCTCGGTTTGAGATTCGAGCCCCTTCTTGATTTTGAGAGGAGAATCAATGATGTGATTCATGAGCTACCTGGAATGGATTTCGATGCCATTCCTCAAACACTTCTTGCTGAGGCTATTACTGACATGGTGCAGGGAAAGCGCAAGAAGCGTGTGGTATTCACAACTTCAGGTGCTCGGGCAGTTGAGGGATGTATGAAATCCGCAATGGACTTATCAGGAAAACGCCGCTTTGTTGCTTTCAGACCTGCTTTTCACGGGCGTACCGGTTATGCCTTGTCTTTGACAGCCTCTAATAGTACACACAAGAGCGGATTTCCACAAGGTGTGGATGTCATTCGAGTAGCCTATCCCTATTGTTACAGATGCCCTTATGGTCAAAACGTTGAGGACTGTAATGTTGAGTGTGTTGAAGCACTTAGGTATGCTCTAGAAGTGGAGGGAAATGATATCGCTGCAACAGTGATGGAACCACTGTGTGGAGAAGGTGGACTTATTTTACCACCGGCTAAAGCTGTAAAGGGAATATTCGAGGTTACGAAGGAGAACGCTGGTTACTTCATCTCTGACGAAATCCAAGCTGGAATGGGCAGAACAGGTAAATGGTGTGCTATCGAACTCCATGACGTTATTCCTGATTACGTAGCACTTGCAAAAGCTCTCGGTGGCGGATATCCGATGGGTGCCTCGATCGGACCTTCACCAATGTATTCAGGTCGGGCTCGGCATTCTGAGACATTCTCTGCAGAACCAAAAATGGCATTGATTTCTCTGTGGCTCCTGAAGTACTTGGAAGATAACAATTACTTGGAGAAGAACGCCAAGAAAGGTGAATATCTTCTGAAACGTTTGCACGAACTGAAGGACAAACATGAGGTTGTTGGTGATGTTCGTGGGGCTGGTTTGATGGTAGGGCTTGAATTTGTAAAGGACAAAAAGTCAAAGGAAAAGGTCCCAGGTTTGAGAAATCGAATTATTAAGAATGCTGTCAAGAAACAGAAGCTATGGGTTCTTGGTTCCGGTCAGAACTGTATACGCTTGACTCCAAGCTATGTAATCACTGAAGATGAAATAGATGATGCGATGGATCGCCTAGATAAGGCAATATCCGAATCAACCTAA
- the aspS gene encoding aspartate--tRNA(Asn) ligase produces the protein MDDWQRTHFSKDIQSGTEGKDVTLFGWVHILRDKGSIKFLILRDEKGTVQVTLPKKKVPADVFQLSEDLKPEYVIAVKGEVVEAPQVETGVEVIPNEIRVINKSERIPIDVVEGKVDIDLDTRLNHRILDLRKPRLNSMFRLQHSIVRFCREYLEKNDFMEIHTPKIVASATESGATLFEVKYFDRPAFLAQSPQFYKQLMLLAGFGKVFEIGPVFRAEKHNTIRHINEYTSFDIEIAWIRDMDDIMKLEERMLHYAFAKAHERFPEDKEAFDVELHVPEIPFPRVKYEEVVNILNEEGKDLPFGEDLDPESERILGEIFPKRLGSPFVFITHYPSELRPAYTMPSMSESGLTESFDLTYKGMEITTGGQRIHIYDLLVERFKEKGLNPEEFKFYMEPFKYGAPPHGGLGLGVERLTMQLLDLDNIREAALLPRDRDRLTP, from the coding sequence ATTGATGATTGGCAACGTACCCATTTCTCAAAAGACATACAATCTGGAACTGAAGGGAAAGATGTTACGCTCTTTGGATGGGTGCACATTCTTCGTGACAAGGGTAGCATCAAGTTTCTCATACTGAGAGACGAGAAGGGTACAGTTCAAGTTACGCTGCCGAAGAAGAAGGTACCAGCTGACGTGTTCCAACTCTCCGAGGACTTGAAGCCCGAATATGTAATTGCTGTCAAGGGGGAAGTTGTGGAAGCACCCCAAGTTGAAACTGGTGTAGAAGTCATTCCGAACGAAATCCGAGTCATCAACAAATCCGAGCGTATCCCAATAGACGTTGTTGAAGGCAAAGTAGACATAGATTTAGATACACGTCTTAATCATCGCATACTTGACCTCAGAAAACCTCGTCTTAACTCGATGTTCAGGCTTCAGCATAGTATTGTTAGATTCTGCCGTGAATACCTTGAGAAAAACGACTTCATGGAAATACATACGCCAAAAATAGTGGCTTCAGCAACTGAGAGCGGTGCCACCCTTTTCGAAGTCAAGTATTTTGACCGCCCTGCGTTCTTAGCCCAAAGTCCTCAGTTCTACAAGCAGCTGATGTTGCTTGCTGGTTTTGGGAAGGTTTTCGAGATTGGTCCTGTATTTCGAGCTGAGAAACACAATACTATTCGTCATATCAATGAATACACTTCTTTTGACATTGAGATCGCATGGATTCGCGATATGGATGACATCATGAAATTGGAGGAACGTATGCTTCATTATGCCTTTGCCAAGGCTCACGAAAGGTTTCCAGAGGATAAAGAAGCATTCGATGTAGAGCTACACGTGCCTGAAATCCCATTTCCGCGGGTGAAGTATGAGGAAGTAGTGAATATTCTCAATGAGGAAGGAAAGGATCTTCCGTTCGGAGAAGACCTGGATCCAGAAAGCGAGCGGATCCTCGGGGAGATTTTCCCCAAGCGATTGGGCTCACCCTTTGTTTTCATAACGCATTATCCCTCTGAACTACGACCTGCATATACTATGCCAAGCATGAGTGAATCTGGACTCACAGAAAGCTTTGATTTGACCTACAAAGGAATGGAAATCACAACAGGTGGCCAGCGAATCCATATCTATGACCTACTGGTGGAGAGATTCAAAGAGAAAGGATTGAATCCCGAAGAATTTAAGTTCTATATGGAGCCGTTCAAGTATGGTGCCCCTCCACATGGTGGCCTTGGTCTTGGTGTTGAACGGCTAACCATGCAGCTTCTGGATTTGGATAACATTAGAGAAGCCGCCCTGTTACCTCGAGATCGTGATCGTCTCACACCATAG
- a CDS encoding TldD/PmbA family protein, translated as MEHLARKAIEAALQAGADFADARIEHSHLTTIEISNGVTKKSATSRLRGAGVRAFKNGAWAFGQVNTLTPKTMQERGRSVAKLALAIEERASEKFELDAPVYQDTCRMKVSEDIQYIPIEEKVELARRIDKQAHDYDERISNSRAVYGDFACELHVANSFGTSVTVENSLPRVISSVTAKGNGDRRTAFKSYGGRGGFEELEDDFPQTIGTETAKLAVRMLDSKAVQGGIYDVLLDPILNGVMIHEAFGHACEADNWPAHTTVLEDKLGDRVGADNLNIIDDPTLPGMRGSFDYDWEGTKATRRTLVKKGILTELLHSLETASRLGKTPNGAARSQSFMYAPLPRMSNTFMEPGDWDVDEMIEDTGTGLLLCSFNYGYTDPAKGQFMFQASHGFEITNGEVGQMVRDVSIAGQILDILPRIDAIGKDFKMDAGTCGKSGQKVPDMNGGPHARIRKVPVGGM; from the coding sequence ATGGAGCATTTGGCCCGCAAAGCTATAGAGGCTGCTCTCCAAGCGGGAGCTGATTTTGCAGACGCAAGAATTGAACACTCGCATCTGACGACTATTGAAATCAGCAATGGTGTTACGAAGAAATCTGCTACATCCCGACTGCGAGGAGCTGGTGTTAGAGCATTCAAGAACGGGGCTTGGGCCTTTGGCCAAGTAAATACGCTGACTCCCAAAACAATGCAGGAGCGCGGTAGAAGCGTTGCCAAGCTTGCCCTAGCCATTGAGGAACGAGCTTCCGAGAAGTTCGAGCTGGACGCCCCGGTCTACCAGGATACGTGTAGGATGAAGGTGTCCGAGGATATCCAATATATTCCAATTGAAGAGAAAGTCGAACTTGCCAGGCGTATCGATAAACAAGCTCATGATTATGACGAACGTATCTCTAACTCAAGAGCTGTATATGGTGATTTTGCCTGTGAACTTCACGTTGCTAATTCATTTGGCACTAGTGTTACGGTAGAAAACAGTCTACCACGAGTTATCTCCTCCGTAACAGCAAAAGGAAACGGCGATCGGCGGACTGCTTTCAAGTCATATGGTGGTCGCGGTGGATTTGAAGAATTGGAGGACGATTTTCCACAGACCATCGGGACTGAAACCGCTAAACTAGCAGTACGAATGCTAGATTCAAAGGCTGTTCAGGGAGGCATTTATGATGTCCTTCTCGATCCAATCCTGAACGGGGTTATGATTCACGAGGCTTTCGGCCATGCGTGTGAAGCTGATAACTGGCCAGCCCACACTACAGTATTGGAAGACAAATTGGGTGACCGCGTTGGTGCTGACAATCTGAATATAATTGATGATCCAACCTTGCCAGGAATGCGCGGATCGTTTGATTATGATTGGGAAGGAACAAAGGCAACCCGTCGTACACTCGTAAAAAAAGGTATTCTAACGGAACTCCTTCACAGTTTGGAGACTGCATCACGTCTTGGCAAGACTCCCAATGGAGCCGCGCGCTCACAGTCTTTCATGTACGCCCCACTCCCTCGAATGAGCAATACCTTCATGGAGCCTGGAGATTGGGACGTAGATGAGATGATTGAAGATACTGGTACCGGGTTACTTCTCTGTAGCTTCAACTATGGATACACTGATCCGGCAAAAGGGCAATTTATGTTCCAAGCAAGTCATGGATTCGAGATAACAAATGGGGAGGTGGGACAAATGGTCCGTGATGTATCAATTGCAGGACAGATTCTCGATATCCTACCCCGGATTGACGCCATTGGGAAAGATTTCAAAATGGATGCTGGAACCTGTGGGAAATCGGGCCAGAAAGTTCCAGACATGAATGGCGGTCCTCATGCTCGAATAAGGAAAGTACCCGTGGGGGGAATGTAA
- a CDS encoding arginine--tRNA ligase — protein MSVNPWKSAFDEVVEIIVNVTDLEAEEIRGSIEVPPNPKMGDLASTVAFTLAKKEKRSPAEFATKLGKKLKEEIAKHPVIERIETAGPYTNFFFDNGEFARLTLDSVQNADIQYGMSDKYEGKRVMIESPAVNPSKPWHIGHARNAVLGDTLGRVLEAVGYDVVQLDYINDLGLQIAQLTWKLQERDEKETKEKYDHFLGELYVEVQEEFEESADVEEEIRVISKQLEDRDSKASKDSLEMVLRCVKAQNETAYRLGIYKDYKILESTIAHSGLLDVAKEMMLKSDSIMKLEEGDKAGCIVAKLDTIEEFQEMKDPYKVLFRSDGTRTYTGADVAFQMWKFGIVNDPFKYVVLEEQPNGEAVYRTSFEGEDKNIRDVDLVFNVIGSAQSHPQRLIYTILHLLGYDKEASNSHHVAYEFVGLEDADFSGRKGTWIGYTCDDILDKATNLALEEVEKRNPEEAEEFKRKAAAQVGTGAVRYLLLKASPDRRITFRYEDALDFNGDAAPYLQYSHARAKRILEKAKQDLTDDVDYSKITSPNELALIKKIAKLPDIVLRVVEGMKKEVWGTTFQTNIIATYAFDLANRFSKFYDTCPVLQAPTKTKNARLALVSAFKNTMANALRLLGIPVVDKM, from the coding sequence ATGAGCGTAAACCCGTGGAAATCCGCATTCGATGAAGTCGTTGAAATAATCGTCAACGTTACCGATTTGGAGGCAGAGGAAATCAGAGGGTCCATAGAAGTACCTCCCAATCCGAAAATGGGTGATTTGGCTTCAACGGTCGCTTTTACTCTTGCCAAGAAGGAAAAAAGGAGCCCAGCAGAATTTGCCACGAAGCTTGGTAAGAAGCTGAAAGAAGAAATTGCCAAACACCCAGTGATTGAGCGAATAGAAACAGCAGGACCCTACACTAATTTCTTCTTTGATAACGGGGAATTCGCGAGATTGACACTAGATTCGGTTCAGAATGCTGACATTCAGTATGGTATGTCTGATAAATACGAAGGGAAGCGTGTCATGATTGAATCGCCAGCTGTGAATCCATCAAAACCATGGCATATTGGGCACGCACGCAATGCAGTTCTGGGCGATACGCTAGGAAGGGTGTTAGAAGCAGTAGGTTATGATGTTGTCCAACTTGACTATATTAACGATCTAGGGCTGCAGATAGCACAATTGACTTGGAAATTACAGGAGAGGGATGAAAAAGAGACGAAGGAGAAGTACGATCATTTCCTAGGTGAACTCTATGTAGAAGTCCAAGAAGAATTTGAAGAAAGTGCAGATGTGGAGGAAGAGATACGCGTCATCTCAAAACAGCTAGAAGACAGAGATTCCAAAGCATCTAAGGATAGTTTGGAGATGGTTCTCCGCTGCGTTAAAGCTCAGAATGAAACAGCATATAGATTGGGCATTTACAAGGATTACAAGATACTTGAAAGCACCATTGCCCATAGCGGATTGCTTGACGTTGCAAAAGAAATGATGCTCAAAAGCGATAGTATAATGAAGCTTGAAGAGGGCGATAAAGCAGGATGTATTGTCGCTAAACTCGACACGATTGAAGAGTTCCAAGAAATGAAAGATCCATACAAGGTTCTTTTCCGTTCTGATGGTACAAGGACATATACGGGTGCTGACGTTGCATTCCAAATGTGGAAGTTCGGTATTGTAAATGATCCATTCAAATATGTAGTCTTGGAAGAGCAACCGAACGGAGAAGCTGTTTACAGGACATCTTTTGAGGGCGAAGACAAGAACATCAGGGATGTGGATTTGGTCTTCAATGTCATCGGTTCAGCACAATCACATCCTCAGCGACTGATATACACCATTTTACATCTTCTAGGCTATGACAAAGAAGCTAGTAACTCGCATCACGTTGCGTACGAGTTTGTCGGATTAGAAGATGCTGACTTCTCAGGACGCAAAGGAACATGGATTGGTTACACCTGTGATGATATCCTAGACAAGGCAACAAACCTTGCGCTAGAAGAGGTTGAGAAACGAAACCCTGAGGAAGCCGAGGAATTCAAGCGAAAAGCTGCTGCACAGGTGGGAACCGGCGCTGTAAGGTATCTTTTGCTGAAGGCCTCACCAGACAGGAGGATAACCTTCCGATATGAGGATGCTTTGGATTTCAATGGAGATGCGGCACCATATCTGCAGTATTCACACGCACGAGCTAAGAGAATCCTTGAGAAAGCAAAGCAAGACCTTACGGATGATGTGGATTACAGCAAGATTACATCCCCTAATGAGCTAGCCTTAATCAAGAAAATAGCGAAGCTGCCAGATATAGTGCTAAGAGTTGTAGAAGGAATGAAAAAGGAAGTGTGGGGTACTACATTTCAAACCAATATAATCGCGACTTACGCCTTTGATCTAGCCAATAGATTCAGCAAGTTCTACGATACATGTCCTGTGCTTCAAGCACCCACAAAAACCAAGAATGCACGGCTTGCACTCGTTTCTGCCTTCAAGAATACAATGGCTAATGCACTAAGGCTGCTGGGGATACCAGTAGTCGATAAGATGTAG
- a CDS encoding TldD/PmbA family protein, which yields MLKEDLLDVAEEAVKLAEKEGADQAEAYTAASKSVSIKVENNSVKAASHDRDMGCGIRSVIGKRVGFAYVTNLEASDVQEIAAESVALACASLPDSDFETLPSPDKDYPTINGIFDSSIKNLMPDDAAGYILRAVDATLDATESTKTAVEASFTATSLSRAIVNSLGISGFEESTAAFLFSSPTIRTKNDQNSSYEYQISRSLDDIDPEWVGRSAGKLALEGLGGKTVDEGHMPVIFTPLAVGRVIGYGFGGAIDAEEVQDGRSYISDDIGNQIASKKLSIVDDATITGGISTRPFDAEGVPSRKTVVLSDGVLKNLLHNSYTANRAGVENTANASRDSYSGTPAIATSNFVIKPDQDTLDDFISEMDRAIVCRNTADRPNMTTGELSAMIMEGFYVEEGEIKHPLKNTLIGINMRDLLSQVIRVGDDVRTTMSVVSPSIVVENVRVTSG from the coding sequence ATGCTGAAAGAAGACCTTTTAGATGTCGCCGAAGAAGCGGTAAAATTAGCTGAGAAAGAGGGTGCTGACCAAGCTGAGGCGTATACTGCCGCCTCTAAGTCGGTTTCTATTAAAGTAGAAAACAACTCAGTCAAAGCAGCAAGCCATGACCGCGACATGGGTTGTGGTATTCGGTCAGTGATTGGAAAGCGGGTTGGTTTCGCCTATGTAACTAATCTTGAGGCTTCTGATGTCCAAGAAATAGCTGCAGAATCCGTGGCACTCGCTTGTGCCTCATTACCCGATTCTGATTTTGAAACTCTCCCCTCTCCTGACAAGGACTATCCTACTATCAACGGTATTTTTGATTCATCCATCAAGAATCTGATGCCTGATGATGCAGCTGGGTACATCCTTAGAGCCGTAGATGCCACATTAGATGCAACCGAATCCACGAAAACAGCGGTCGAAGCTTCTTTTACAGCAACATCACTGTCAAGAGCAATCGTCAATTCCTTGGGAATATCCGGCTTCGAGGAATCCACCGCTGCTTTTCTCTTTAGTTCTCCCACTATCAGAACCAAAAATGACCAAAATTCCAGCTACGAGTATCAAATATCCCGGTCGTTAGATGACATAGACCCTGAATGGGTCGGTAGATCAGCAGGGAAGTTGGCATTAGAAGGATTGGGTGGAAAGACAGTTGATGAAGGACATATGCCTGTCATTTTCACACCGTTAGCAGTTGGACGGGTCATTGGATACGGTTTTGGCGGAGCAATCGATGCAGAGGAAGTACAAGATGGCCGTTCTTACATTAGTGACGACATTGGAAATCAAATTGCTTCGAAGAAACTTTCAATTGTTGATGATGCCACAATCACCGGGGGAATAAGTACCCGTCCTTTCGATGCTGAAGGTGTACCTTCTCGAAAGACTGTTGTTCTTTCTGACGGTGTACTGAAGAACCTGCTGCATAATTCATATACTGCTAACAGAGCTGGCGTAGAGAACACTGCTAATGCTTCTAGGGACTCATACTCTGGAACACCCGCAATAGCAACGTCCAATTTCGTAATCAAGCCGGATCAAGATACACTCGACGATTTCATCTCAGAAATGGACCGGGCAATTGTATGTAGAAATACCGCTGACCGTCCTAATATGACAACTGGAGAGCTCAGCGCGATGATTATGGAGGGTTTCTATGTAGAAGAGGGTGAAATCAAACACCCGCTCAAGAATACCCTTATCGGAATCAATATGCGAGATTTGCTCTCTCAGGTGATTCGCGTTGGTGATGATGTGAGAACCACTATGTCTGTTGTCTCCCCCTCAATTGTCGTAGAGAATGTCCGAGTTACCTCTGGCTAA